One Cohnella candidum genomic region harbors:
- the ppaX gene encoding pyrophosphatase PpaX: MTKEIKAVLFDLDGTIVDTNELIIQSFLHALKGTVSEDFGREHIIPSMGLPLSDQLRLFSGLEDVTALTQSYREYNYLKHDEMVVLFPGVAEVVRRLKAQGIRMGVVTTKMRPTTERALRMFGLFEHMDIIITLDDVQHAKPHPEPVQKAMEAIGAEPVHTAMVGDSTVDMESAIRAGAMPIGVAWSLKGQAVLEEAGAALVIHRMEELLTLCGIEGAEA; this comes from the coding sequence ATGACTAAAGAAATCAAAGCCGTCTTGTTCGACCTGGACGGCACCATCGTAGATACGAACGAGCTGATTATCCAATCGTTTCTGCACGCTTTGAAAGGAACGGTCTCGGAAGACTTCGGCCGGGAGCACATCATCCCCAGCATGGGACTGCCGCTCAGCGACCAGCTTCGGCTGTTCTCCGGTCTCGAGGACGTCACGGCGCTGACCCAGTCCTACCGGGAATACAACTATTTGAAGCATGACGAAATGGTCGTACTATTTCCGGGCGTGGCGGAGGTCGTGCGCAGGCTGAAGGCGCAGGGGATCCGCATGGGCGTGGTGACGACCAAGATGCGGCCCACGACCGAAAGAGCGCTCCGGATGTTCGGACTGTTCGAGCACATGGATATCATCATCACGCTGGACGACGTTCAACATGCAAAGCCGCATCCGGAGCCGGTTCAGAAAGCAATGGAGGCGATCGGAGCCGAGCCGGTCCACACCGCGATGGTGGGCGACAGCACGGTCGACATGGAATCGGCGATCCGCGCGGGCGCGATGCCGATCGGGGTCGCATGGTCGCTGAAAGGACAAGCGGTACTGGAAGAAGCGGGAGCGGCGCTCGTCATTCATCGCATGGAAGAGCTGCTGACGTTATGCGGAATCGAGGGTGCGGAAGCTTGA
- a CDS encoding acyltransferase produces MRNVERYPVEGPNSLWQVYRTVSRWKAVRNFVFIQLARYCPSLPVKNWIYRHVLGMKVGDRTAFALMVMVDVFFPERITVGDNSIIGYNTTLLTHEYLIAEYRLGNITIGSNVMIGANVTVLPGVTIGDHAVVAAGSVVHRDVPAHARVGGNPLREL; encoded by the coding sequence TTGAGAAACGTAGAGCGGTATCCGGTGGAAGGACCGAATTCGCTTTGGCAAGTCTACCGGACGGTATCCAGATGGAAAGCCGTCCGGAATTTCGTTTTTATCCAGTTGGCTCGGTATTGTCCCAGCCTTCCGGTGAAGAACTGGATCTACCGTCACGTACTCGGCATGAAAGTCGGGGACCGCACGGCATTCGCGCTGATGGTCATGGTCGACGTGTTTTTCCCCGAGCGGATTACCGTCGGCGATAACTCCATCATCGGCTACAACACGACTTTGCTCACCCATGAATATTTGATTGCCGAGTACAGGCTCGGCAACATTACGATAGGCTCCAACGTCATGATAGGTGCCAACGTAACGGTGCTGCCCGGCGTGACGATCGGCGATCACGCGGTGGTCGCGGCCGGCTCCGTCGTGCACCGCGACGTTCCCGCTCACGCGAGGGTGGGAGGCAATCCGCTCAGAGAGCTTTAG